GTCGTAGGAACAAAAATAGCAGATACGTCtaagtttgtatttttatagttatattttaaataagagaTTGTAAATAAGAGATCACCCATCAAGTGCGTACATCGAGTAAGCAAAAACCACACAAGCATATGAGTAAAAAATCTCAAAGTATACTctaaaaatagatatatatatatagagcttaaacatattgaggtaaagttggctttatattgacacattcatttgtttttgaacCGTGACAACTTGCGTCAAGGTCACTATATTGTTTagcatgctactttgaatattgcatgtaaacgcatgtAATTGTGATGTCAGAACAACAGTATCACCATTTACCTGACtatgaacaatgttgtgctttgataCTCGTTGGCAGCTAATATAAGGATTCATACGGTTTTGGAAACccaggaaaagtcatggaatttttacatgccattttccaggcctggaaaaacagaaaaacccacaaggttttagaaaagtcatggaaattacatttagtcatttagcggcttaagctgcggtcacacttgagcttgtgcttgcgaaattctgtcgtgcagcgctgtgaaaaggggcagggttaaacaatatgattagacaattgagcgattgctccatattgtaaatttcttattttatatgatcttctattggtctcacacattcacctgatgtgatttcacaggtaagatttcaccaagcttgaacttacgaatgcagtgaaatgcgaaaCACGTGCTAgcgtttctggtctgccgcattAGCATGcctataaatggaagtctattgagtgaaaagtgcagtgtgatcacgGCTTTACAATAGAAGTAGGTTTACCTACTATTACaagtttaacaaactattaacatcatctaaaattagtttgacaaatatctgtatactggaatggaggttagttgtttttaattttcttttcttggccaaaaacatgctctcacatcattagtgctgtgtaagcatcgtctattttacatagatattaaaataaatggaaactattgcgtgttttatgaaatgctgtaataaattttaacGTTTCTTATGATTTACTACGTATAtttagacattacatgaaacattggGTCATGAAAATTGatttgaaagtcctggaaaagtcatggaattttgtagtaaaaatgtgtatgaaccctgtaatgTGAAATCCCTGTTCAGCATTTGCAAAGAAGACTGTTCTGATTGTAATATTAAGAAGAAAGTCTGAATTTGCGagtataaaaccaattttacctcaattTGAGTAATGTCAGAGCTTGTGTGCCGACTCAACCATTTGATTCACTATGCCAAAATTACTGCGgtaattcacccaaaataaacatttcctcaccatttactcacattctAGTGACactaaacttttattaattttttttcttgttcacaaagcaagatattctgaagatttctgctgtaaaaaaagacatttgcgtttgtagtaggaacaaaaaatactatgaaatcatcattattattacgaTAAGTCAATTTTTtaattgtgtgcagaattttCACAGCTTTATTGCAAATGATATAAGAGATCTCCCATTGAGGGCGCACATCCAGTTAGCAAACACCACACAAGAATATAATCCATAAAAACTCAACGCAGGCACACCACagctctgaaaatagcaaaattCTCACCTCAGGTTTGACCTCAGACATCCCTAGAAAACGCCCCTTCATCATACCTCTGGGAAAATAGTAACACTTGTAGGTTTTctaaaaatgaatcaaatattCAAGCTATATTCCCCTGTTATGATACTTAGATGATTTGCTTCTACAGATGCTTGATGTTTAGTGTGTATTCTGTGTGTTCTTGAGGAGATGAAGCGTGTCCGCACGGAGCAGATACAGTATGCGGTGACGCAGTACCTGAAGAGGAGACAGTATATCGACACTGATGGATCACTGAAAGGAGCAAAACTCTCCCAAACCGCTGAGGAGATGGCGGCCAGTCTGACAGGTGAATAAACCAAATTATTATATTTGACctcctgtaaattttttttattatttcccagatgatttaccagagcaaggaatttttcacagtatttcctataatttttttttctggaaaaactcttatttgttttatttattttggctggaataaaattattttttaaaccattttaaggtcaacattattagcccccttacgcAATATCATTTTTCcattgtctacacaacaaaccatcattatacaatgactttcgtaacactaacctgcctaattaacctatttaagcctttaaatgtcactttaagctgtatagaagtgtcttgaaaaatatctagtcaaatattatttactgtcatcaggcaaagataaagaaatcagttattagaaatgagttattaaaactattatgtttctaaatctgttgaagaaaatctttctgttaaacagaacatatgaaaatataaaagaattaaaattttaccggaggactaataattctgacttcaaatgtaacCGTAAATGATAACAAAAGCAATGCTAATCTCGACTGTTTCCCTGTGTTTCTGACCTGTGCAGTTCAGACCGAGTCGAGTTGTGCCAATGTGGTGTCTGCAGCCCCGTGTCAGGCGGACCCTCAGCAGTATGAGAACCAGTTCTCCAGGCTACGCTCCTTCCTGCAGGGTGAGAGACCGGATCCTCACACACACCCGGGATGCACGATATTTAATATTCAGATGAGAAATGATGTTaacaatatttgtaatatttatattatattaaaatgtaaattcaacattaaatatttaaattgtaattaatattatttaaaattaaattcataaaataaatattaaaatatgaatgttgcatttatttagttattcaaaGAGTTTGATTACTCTAGTTCAGACTATATGAAAGTAATTAAGTTAGCCTACTGCATTACTCAGACATTTTAATGTGTACGTTTAGTTAGCGGAATATGTCATATACTATAatctacatttaattttaataaaaataagagaatagttgttattattgctaatatgattttgtttGCATTTAGAACATCATCAAATAGCTTAATCAAGTTGTCAACAGCTGTAAACTGTATACTAACATAATCTCACTACTGCTTAATGACAAAATAAGTGATAAACAAACACTTGGATGTTTTTGTGATCCTTATAGTACTgattaatacataatatataactaatattacagttattataattaaaaaaatgccgATAGttcaagcaaaaacaaaaattctgctattatttactcacctttaagtTGTTCTCAGcctttatacatttaatttttctGCTCAACTCAAGTCAAAACAGGACATTTTGCTACCAGATTAATTATAGGAGTATTTCACATTTCAGGTAtaagctatccctttaagatttacCGAGAAAAGTTTACTCTAACATCAGATCAGCGCattaaagtgaataaaaacagAACAAGCAGTTTGTAAACCACTTAGCATTAAATATTCCCATTGACATCAtcataaatgttcataaatgGCTATCCTTGTTAACACTGCGTCCGCTTCTCATTCAAATTCATTAATGCGGGTGCGCGTTCCCGCGGCTGCGCGCTCTTACCTGCGTCTGCTCGTGCTCGTGAGTCCTGAAGTAAAGCAGAAGTGCTCCCGCTACACACAGTGACCTGCTCAAACCTTcatcacatatatacacacacccgtCCTCTGCTTTTACTGCACTTCGGACAACCATTAAGGAATGTCAATGCATTCAAACGGAATTCCTGCCGATCCTCGTCCATATTTGGGTGTCGGTGGGTCGAGTTCCGGGCGCGCGGGACGCTCCATACATGGCGCGGCAGACCCCAAAGCACAGCGGGCGGTGCAGGCCCGTGTAAGGGAGTCCGGGGCCACTAGTGGACACAGGATGTCCTTCGCACTGGATGTCTGTGGACTGCATCTCAATATAAGGGCATGACAGTGGGTGGGTTATGATTGTT
This genomic stretch from Danio aesculapii chromosome 1, fDanAes4.1, whole genome shotgun sequence harbors:
- the LOC130224307 gene encoding TAF5-like RNA polymerase II p300/CBP-associated factor-associated factor 65 kDa subunit 5L encodes the protein MAQCSTCKSQRAVSGSAEEKNRSTHGAALEKRSGQSHSLFHGVKQHFSPGQAFTDYAEMKRVRTEQIQYAVTQYLKRRQYIDTDGSLKGAKLSQTAEEMAASLTVQTESSCANVVSAAPCQADPQQYENQFSRLRSFLQE